The stretch of DNA TAAATTTCAAAATTTCCAGAACTGCACAAAAAATCATCGAATTTAAAAATAAAAAAATTAAATTAAAGGATCAGGTATCTTAGCATCAGGTTTATCCTTCAATCCCCCTATTTTTTCAATTCTTATTTTTAAAAACTTTTCTCCAGCTTCTGTAACTCCATAAATTGGTATAGAGGCACCTGCAGTGAAAATTTCTCTCCCTTCACCAACTTCTCTTATATATTTTGAAGCACAGCCAGTTACAACATCTGCATAATCAAACAGCTCTTCAGCTTCTTCTTTAGACATTTCAGTTACATGGGCAGCAAATATGTAAATATTAACCCCTTCATGTTCTTTTTCAATTTCTCGGAGTGTTTTTGCATCCTCTGCAGATATAACAGAAACTGCTATTTTTTTGTGGCCCATCTCAACAGCCTTTAGTACACCTTTAATCTGGTTAATTTCAGCAGTTTCAGGATTAAGAACATTTTCAGGCCCTACCTTAACAATGATTTTTTCAATAGGTGATGTGCTTAAAAATGCAGATATTCTGCCAGCCATACCCTGAACAAACTCAGGATCCTCAACGACGGTAGTTCCACATCCTTCACTTACAATAACCGCGCAGTCAATTATACCTTTATCAAGAAGAGTTCCCAGTGTTTCAGATACTCCAAACGATAAAAAATCTTTCATACGTAATTTTCGTTCGGAAGTACACATTCCAAAATCTTTGATTCTAAATTCTATATTTTCTTTTACGGCCTCCGGTGTAATCTCTTTGATTCCTCTGTATTTATCAAAAAGGGGGCAGTAATTGATTTTTGGTTCTCCAACTTCCACCACTTTGCCATCTCTTACTACAACCCTTGCTTTTCCAAGCGCTTCTATTACATGTTCATCCATTGCTATCCCTCATTTTACTGATTAATTTGTAATCTCACAGAGGAAATATATAACATTTTCATATCTATTAATCATAGTTAATTATTGAGTTTTATAATCATTTAAACCACAAAATAACTTAATGGAAAGATACTGACCATAATATCGTTACTAAAATATTTAATTCGTTAAATTAACTTTAGCCAAACATATCCAAATCATTAACCAGCAATCTATTAAAAAATCAACTCCAATTAATAACTATATTTTTATACTACCACTATACTATAGTATAGTGTAGGAGGGGATCTGTTATGGATGAAATTAAGGATAAAAATTTAAAAGTAAATCTAGAGAATGTACAAGAAGATCTTAATACTGTTTTAAGAGAGCTACTTGAAACAAATAAATTCTCTTCACCAAGTAATGAACGATTAGAAAAAGATCGTGAACTGCTTGAAGATGCACTTGAAAATACGTCCAATATACATGAAATCAAAAAAATAACAAGACTACTGCAGCTCATACACGGAGCACTCGATGAATACCAGCATAGACAAAAACCACGCATGATCCCACGTAATTATACCTTACGTGAAGACCAAATACGTAAAATCAAAGATTATGCCGCAGATAATCAGTTAAACAATGTCAGTGCAGGATTAAGAGATTTAATTGATATAGCTTTTGATGCGATGAAGAATAAATAGGAGATATGGATTTTACAAATTGCCTTAAAAATGTTTTATAGGTTTCATAATGTGTAATCACATTTTCAGAGCCAGTTTAAAAAAAATATTGCATGTCCATACAAATATCTTAAACATTAGGAGGCTATCCAGTTAATGACCATATCATCTATTAAGTGCTTTAAAAAGATAAAACAGGGTTTCAACTGATCAAACAGTTAATATGAGCACATTTGCTAGTTATAATTGTTTAAAAGTTCAGTTCATGCATAAATTAAAATTTCACCCCACCGTAGAAAGCATCAATACAAACTCTGCAAATTTATCTAAAGCCATATTCGAAAAACTTCTTTAACTTCCCCTTCTCCATTTTGTGCACTAATAAAATTTATTCATGGACTTTTTGCATCCATACACGTGTGTTTATCTATTTATTTCTTCTTTTTATACTGTTTTTCCCATAGGCTTCTGTCATTGCACTGCTACCTTTAATATCACCAATATTTCGAGCTCCAGTTCCATAGATTACACTTTTTTCTTTCGCGCCACTAAGTACAGGAGCAAATCCCTCAAATCTCCATATAATCCTTTCAAGAGCCTGTTTTCTTGTGACTGCGCAGTTGCAATGAAATAAAAGTCTTTATCTTTGATTTCCATATATCTTGATATGTTCTGTCAATTAGAGTTTTCATCTGCGCCCATGGTATAAATAAACAGGTGTTGCCATGACAATCACATCAGCTGCAACCCTCTTATCCATGACTTCCGCCAATCATGATCACAGATATATCCATTTCTTTTACAAGTATCACATGGCATACAATAATTAATTTTCTTATCTTAAAAAAAATTTTAATAAACTTCGTTATAGGCTCATATAACGAAGTTGTAAAATTTCTGATTTTACACATCACAATCATAAGATTGTGATAGTCGGCAAAATTCGTAGAATTTTAGAAAAATGCAAAGCATTTTTCTAACCTTTGGAAATCTTCGATTTCCAATGTTTGCAAATTTTCAATTTGCAACCGTAAAAAATCGTAGATTTTTTACATGCTCAAACGCTTTGCGTTTGACAGTCCCAAAAACTTTCAGTTTTTGAGGATTTTGTGACGTCAAAAATTAAGTTTTGATAGTCGACAAAAAACTATGTTTTTTGTGGCGCACAAAAATTTAAAATTTTTGATAGTTGATTTCAGATATAATTATAAAAAATATATCAGTTTAACTATCTAACAAAAAGTTAAAACTTTAAAAATTAACGCTTTTTCTATTGCCCAGCCTATATGTCATAGGTTATTTTTAGCAATTTCTTCTAAATAAACAATTAATTATTTTATTTATTAATTTTCATTAGATACAACACGAAATTAAACTAAAAAAATAAGAAAAATGAGAAAGAAATAAAATTAAATAATTATAAAAGTTCATCTCTTAAATCAATGGTATCTACATAAACTAAAAAAATAAGAAAAATAGAAATTTATAAAAAATAAGGCTTATAAAAGTTCATCTCTTAAATCTATTGTATCTTCGAGATCAGGTCCTGTTGAAATTATAGTTACAGGTACGCCTGTTTCGCCTTCAATTTCTTCTATAAACTTTTTAACTTCTCCAGGAAGTTTAGAATAGTCTGTTACATTCTCACAGTTTGGGAAAAGTTTATCTACACAGGTTAATGCGATTTGAGTTGCACCGTTTATCATGCATGATTCTCTTGCAAGTTCCATGTCAAATAAGCCTACCCTCCTTCTACGGCCAGTTACGGTTCCGTATTCTTCAATACCCATTTCTTCAGCTTTTTCCTGTGTTATTTCAGTTGCAAAAGGTCCTTCACCAACTCTTGTTATATAAGATTTAAAAACAGCTATTACTTCATCAATCCTGGTTGGTCCCACACCCACATCAGCTGCAAATGTGCTTGCTGTTGTGTCTTTGCTTGTTACATACGGATATGTACCGTAGTAAAGAGAGAGGCCGAATCCCTGAGATCCTTCAATAAAAACCTCTTTATCATCATCTAATGCGTCATTTACTTCTTGAGGGACATTTGTTAGGTAATCTTCAAGTTCTTCATATTGTTCTGCAAGTTTTATAGTCCTCATAACTCTGTCTGAGTTTGCAGGTCCACATCCAGTTCCAGTACTTCCTATTTTGTTTTTAAGATAATCAGAAGCCTGATCCTGTTCTTTATGTTTGTTTTCTATAATTGCACATCTATAATCAACAAAAGTCCTGTCCCTAACATTATATTTATTTAAATATTCCATTTCATGCATGAAAACTTCAGGATCAACCAGTACTCCTGCTCCAATGAGCATTCTCGCACCAGTATGTACAAATCCGGAAGGAGTTAATCTTAATCCATATTTTTCGCCGTGAATTTCAACAGAGTGGCCTGCATTTGGACCTACACCTGCTCTTGCTATAATGTCTGGTTTATCATTGTCACAAAGATAAGTGATACATTTACCTTTACCTTCATCTCCCCAGGCGCCACCAACTAATATACTACATGTCATATTTTAATTCTCCATAATTATTCGCCTCTTATACTATGGGAAGACCTTGATAAAAATCTTTCCCCTAAGAGTTTGAAGTTTTATATTAATTTATTTAAAAATCATGAAAACATTTAGAACTAAGTTTATCTATTACATGTTATCTTTTATAATGTATCCTTAAAATCGTTGAATTAATTTTTTATAGTTTCTCCATTGGTTTAATTCTAATTTTGTTAAACCATCTTTTTTACAATACCTTTAAAAAATATTAAAATTCACTTTTTAATATCCCATGCATTGCCGTAGTTAATTTGTCATTTATCATATAAAGATTAACTGCAAATTTTCATACATGGCCCATGCTCAGTTTACAGGTACTTGAAACCACATTTGTAATTAATCTAAATCATTCATTAAAAATTATATAATACTTTAAAATATTTCAGTTAAACATATCATACTTGAATAAAGTGATTTAAAGATAAACACCCATTTACAACTAATTCAATGAAATACAAACAAATTAATTAAATATTTCTTATAACATTTCAGTAAAATATATTATACTCAAAACAAAGTATTACTTGCCGTTATACTCAGATCCAAATCTAAATACCTTCTTTACTAAAATTGAATAGAATACGCACTTCAAATCAGTTAATAAATCGTCCCCAATATTTCAGTAAACTATATCACAATCAAAAATAAAGTATTCCATGTTATCATGCTCAAATTTAAAGATAAACACACTATTTACAACTAATTCAATAAAATACAAGCATTAAATCAATTAAATATTTTTTTTATAACATTTCAGTAAAATATATCATACTCAAAACAAAGTATTCCATGCTATCCTACCCAGATTCAAATCTAAATACCTTCTTTACTAAAATTGAATAGAATACGCACTTCAAATCAGTTAATAAATCGTCCCCAATATTTCAGTAAACTATATCACAATCAAAAATAAAGTATTACTAGTGATATCATGCTCAGGTTTGAAGGTATAAAAGAATATGATACGGCTGAAAGTATCCAGACTGCACGTGAATGCGCCATAATATTTTCAGATGATGAATTACCTAAAAGCATATGTAAAGACATTGAAGAAACGCTGAATAGATATGAGTTTAGTAAAAAAGAAAAAGTAGAGATTGAAGTTAGATACATAAAGAATGTTGCTGAAATTATTGTGTCTGTTCACTGCCCTTTAAGACGTTTGGTTGGTAAAAGCGATGAACAGATCCTGCGCGGCCTTAAAAATTACAGGTCCCGTTTTGAAGATTACTATAACAATATAAAACCTTACTAAACCTTTTTTTAAATTTCTTATTTTAGGACACTAATGTTTAGATAATTCATCAATTATATTTACAATGTTTTTAAGGGCAAGCCTGAAGTCTTCTATTCTAATATTTTCATTTGGAGAATGTACTAGCGAACCCCAGTATTCTGCACCTGTAGAAACTGTTGGGATACCTAATTTATTTATGAAATTATAAATAGGACTGCTTCCAACAGATATTGGATAAATTAAAGGTTCTATGCCGTATGTTTTTCTAGTTGCATCTCTAATTATATCCACTGCAAATGAAGAGGGTGGTGTTTTAGCTGATTCATAGCCGTAATGATACTTAACCTCAATATCACTGAATCCATATTTTTCTATATGTTTATGGAGATTTTCAAGAAGCTTTTCAGGTGTCTGCCCTGGGAAAAGTCTAAAGTCTACTTTAACAAGGGCTTCACTTGGAACTATAGTTTTGGTTCCCTCTCCAATGTAACCTGATTTTATACCATCGATGTTGCATGTTGGTTTCAAATATAAGGACTTCAGGGCCTCAAACCCTTCAAATTTCCCTGCAAATTCAGTTAGTCCATATTCTTCCTTGGTTTCCTCATCATCAAAAGGAATTTGTTTTAAAAGTTCTTCATCTTCTTTAGTTATTTTAATATCATCATAGAACCCTTCAATCAGGATTTTACCTTTTTCATCTCTAAGACTGCTTAAAAACTCCACTAGTCTCCAGACAGGATTAGGAACTAGTCCTGCCCTGCCGGAATGCACGTCCCTATCAGCTTTCTTAACAAAAAATTCAAAAAATGCAAGCCCCTTGTAACCAAGCTTTACAGACGGCCTTCCATTCTCATGTCTGTCGCCAGATTCCCAGACACCTATATCCGCTTCAAATAGTTCTTTATACTTGTCAATATATTTTGGGAGTGATACACCCCCTACTTCCTCTTCACCCTCAAAAACAAATTTTACAGCTGCTGGAAGATCACCTGCTGTTTTTAAAATAGATTCAACGGCCTTGACTCGAGCTATAATATTCCCCTTGTTGTCTGCAACTCCCCTTGCAAATATTTTGCCGTCTCTAATGGAGGGCTCAAAAGGGGGGCTCGTCCACAGCTCCAGGGGATCTGCCGGCTGCACGTCGTAGTGGTTGTAAAAAATAATTGTTTTACTATAATTTTCAGGTTTGTACTCCCCATAGATTAGAGGATTGGCCCCTTCTAACTCCAGTACTTTAACATTTAGTCCTGATTCTTCAAGAATTTCCTTGATCCTTATTACACATTCATTTATGCCCTCATCTTGCACAGATATAGATGGAATAGAACATATTGATTTAAGGTCTTCAATAAATGTGTCAAGATTTTCATCCACATATTCCAGCGCTTTTTGCATTAAATCACCAATAAATTAAAATCAATATCTAATGATCTAAATTCTGTTGTTAATATAACTTAAGAAATCCCTTGGGAAAATTTGATTTAATTCATTTTTTGTTTTGATTTTGAAGATGTTTTTTAGATTTCCTAAAAATTTTCTTATATCCACCTATCTTGAATATTTGGAGATTTGAATTTATTTGCTTCAGCTACTACTTGAGCCGCCAGCGGCAACCGGCGGCGTTATGTATAAATAAAAAATATTTACATGTGATGTTTTTTCGATGAAAAGTGAGTAGAACTCCGGATAAATTCCTAAGAAGCTTGAAAAGATGAAAAATAACGTAAATTAGGTAATAAATTTCTAATCATATTTTGAATTGTATTTAAAGTCATTAAACCATTTTAAATCCATCCAACCAGATACGCACTGGTAGATTATATAAGGGATGGGATTAACAAGATACAGTAATAAACTTATAATTGATGCTAAACCAATAATCCACACGGCTGTGCCCGCTGGACGAAATAGTTATAATGATGTAAGTAGATGCATTTAATGATTTTTTAAAAGCTGGATAGGATGGCGATAAAAATGGGTTTGTGGGAAAATATCGAATGGAATATTGACGAGGAAAAACAAAAAAACAAAAAAAATGCAGAGAAAATATTGAAAGATTTTCCTGATGTTGAGGGTTTAAAGGAAGCTCTTGATGGTGTACAAACTTTAATGGACTCTGAAATCTATGATAAAGTTTATGAAGCTAGTAAAATGAATCCAGAGGAAGATTCCTCGTATATTGATACTGTGGATGATCTTTTGAAGTTGAGGCAGGTTAAATTAGCTTCTGAAGTGCTTAAGAAGCCTCCGCTTTATATATCTTCTTTAACAGGTGTTATTGTTGCAACTCATTTTGAAGCATTATTTGGGTTAATTCGTGAAGTAGACTATGCTTACATTCAGAAGAAATTAAATCATGAAAATACTGTAAAAGAACATGATATTTTAGAACGTTTAATGTCATTATTAAATGATTTTGATAAACCTGTAAATTTCCAACCCCCTAATAATGAATTTTATAAAGAATTGAAGGGGATTAAGTGGGATAAGCGAGGTAAAAAACTATTTAATAAAATAAACGGAATACGCAGAGATATTACAATTGTTAAATGGGTTTCAGATGCAAGTACTTTTGGAACAGGGGAGGGTTTTGCTTTAACATTCCTTGCTGCTTGTAACGCTGTAAATCAATGCAGAAACAAAATATTGCCCGAAGATATGGTAGTATCTTATAAGACTTATTTGAAGTTGTTGAATACTGATATTTCTAAATTGGAAATGTAATAAGATTGGAAAAATTTTATATTAAAAATTACATATTTTATACGCCGCCGGCTGCCGCTGGCGGCTTAAGTAGTAATATCAAGCTATTAATAAATAATATCTCTAGATAGTTAGGGATAAAAAGAAATATAATTTATTTTGACATTTAAAAATAAGGAAAAAATCGTATTTAGTTAAAAATTAAGAAAATAGGAAAAAAGGTAAGTATTCGGGTCAATTAGAAGGATAGTTTAGATATCCTGCTCATTGCTTCTTTGGTATTTTCAAGCGTGTTAAATGCGGTTAACCTGAAGTAACCTTCACCACTTGGACCAAATCCTACACCCGGTGTACCTACAACATGGGCTTTATCTAACAAGGTGTCAAAGAATTCCCATGAATCCATGCCGTTTGGTGTTTTGACCCATATATAAGGTGAGTTAACTCCACCGTAAATTTTAAGGCCAATGTTTGTCAGGCTTTCCCTGATAATTTCAGCATTTTTCATGTAGTAATCAATTGATTCTTTGATTTCTTTCTGCCCTTCAGGAGAATAAACCGCTTTGGCAGCGACCTGTATGGGATAAGAGACACCGTTGAATTTGGTTGTCTGCCTCCTGTTCCACAGAGGGTTTAAAGCTTGAGGATTTCCTTCCCCGTCATAGCCCATGAGTTCTTTAGGTACTACAGTGTAAGCACATCTGGTACCTGTAAATCCTGCATTTTTAGAGAAGCTCCTGAATTCAATTGCCACTTCTTTTGCCCCTTCTATTTCATAGATACTGTGAGGGATGTTGTCTTCACGTATGTAAGCTTCATAAGCTGCGTCGAAGAGAATTATTGCATCGTTTTCTCTGGCATAGTTTACCCATTTAGCTAACTGTTCTTTTGTAAGAGCAGTACCTGTAGGGTTGTTTGGGAAGCATAAAT from Methanobacterium veterum encodes:
- a CDS encoding methanogenesis marker 8 protein — its product is MDEHVIEALGKARVVVRDGKVVEVGEPKINYCPLFDKYRGIKEITPEAVKENIEFRIKDFGMCTSERKLRMKDFLSFGVSETLGTLLDKGIIDCAVIVSEGCGTTVVEDPEFVQGMAGRISAFLSTSPIEKIIVKVGPENVLNPETAEINQIKGVLKAVEMGHKKIAVSVISAEDAKTLREIEKEHEGVNIYIFAAHVTEMSKEEAEELFDYADVVTGCASKYIREVGEGREIFTAGASIPIYGVTEAGEKFLKIRIEKIGGLKDKPDAKIPDPLI
- a CDS encoding adenylosuccinate synthetase, with product MTCSILVGGAWGDEGKGKCITYLCDNDKPDIIARAGVGPNAGHSVEIHGEKYGLRLTPSGFVHTGARMLIGAGVLVDPEVFMHEMEYLNKYNVRDRTFVDYRCAIIENKHKEQDQASDYLKNKIGSTGTGCGPANSDRVMRTIKLAEQYEELEDYLTNVPQEVNDALDDDKEVFIEGSQGFGLSLYYGTYPYVTSKDTTASTFAADVGVGPTRIDEVIAVFKSYITRVGEGPFATEITQEKAEEMGIEEYGTVTGRRRRVGLFDMELARESCMINGATQIALTCVDKLFPNCENVTDYSKLPGEVKKFIEEIEGETGVPVTIISTGPDLEDTIDLRDELL
- a CDS encoding LL-diaminopimelate aminotransferase, which produces MAVKINENYLLLKSSYIFAEIAHRVDKYQNEHPDADVIRMGIGDVTRPLPKAVVNEFKNAVDEMGQADTFRGYGPEQGYDFLIEEIIKNDYAPRGIQLDNDEVFISDGAKCDTGNIQEIFGLDNVIAITDPVYPVYVETNIMAGRGGPMGEDGKYQGLVYLPCTEENDLVPALPQEDVDLIYLCFPNNPTGTALTKEQLAKWVNYARENDAIILFDAAYEAYIREDNIPHSIYEIEGAKEVAIEFRSFSKNAGFTGTRCAYTVVPKELMGYDGEGNPQALNPLWNRRQTTKFNGVSYPIQVAAKAVYSPEGQKEIKESIDYYMKNAEIIRESLTNIGLKIYGGVNSPYIWVKTPNGMDSWEFFDTLLDKAHVVGTPGVGFGPSGEGYFRLTAFNTLENTKEAMSRISKLSF
- a CDS encoding M20/M25/M40 family metallo-hydrolase, producing MQKALEYVDENLDTFIEDLKSICSIPSISVQDEGINECVIRIKEILEESGLNVKVLELEGANPLIYGEYKPENYSKTIIFYNHYDVQPADPLELWTSPPFEPSIRDGKIFARGVADNKGNIIARVKAVESILKTAGDLPAAVKFVFEGEEEVGGVSLPKYIDKYKELFEADIGVWESGDRHENGRPSVKLGYKGLAFFEFFVKKADRDVHSGRAGLVPNPVWRLVEFLSSLRDEKGKILIEGFYDDIKITKEDEELLKQIPFDDEETKEEYGLTEFAGKFEGFEALKSLYLKPTCNIDGIKSGYIGEGTKTIVPSEALVKVDFRLFPGQTPEKLLENLHKHIEKYGFSDIEVKYHYGYESAKTPPSSFAVDIIRDATRKTYGIEPLIYPISVGSSPIYNFINKLGIPTVSTGAEYWGSLVHSPNENIRIEDFRLALKNIVNIIDELSKH